The following proteins are encoded in a genomic region of Pseudodesulfovibrio mercurii:
- a CDS encoding 2-hydroxymuconate tautomerase family protein, with amino-acid sequence MPFVNIRITNEGATTEQKQRLIKGVTDLLADVLGKNPKTTFVIIDEVDTDNWGIGGESVTEIRKK; translated from the coding sequence ATGCCGTTCGTCAACATCCGCATCACCAACGAAGGCGCCACCACCGAACAGAAACAACGGCTCATCAAGGGCGTGACCGACCTCCTGGCCGACGTGCTCGGCAAGAATCCCAAGACCACCTTCGTCATCATCGACGAGGTGGACACGGACAACTGGGGCATCGGCGGCGAATCCGTCACCGAAATCAGGAAGAAATAG